A window of the Cannabis sativa cultivar Pink pepper isolate KNU-18-1 chromosome X, ASM2916894v1, whole genome shotgun sequence genome harbors these coding sequences:
- the LOC115724938 gene encoding uncharacterized protein LOC115724938, whose protein sequence is MNFLDVLKQLHINISLVKALEQMPNYVKFLKDILTKKRRLGDFETVALTDGCNAMLKSEIPPKLKDPGSFAIPCSIGGWDVGRTLCDLGSSISLMPMSIFKKLGIGETRPTTVTLQLADRSMAHPEGNIEDVLVQVDKFIFLVDFIILDYEADREVPIIIGRPFLATGRTLIDVQNGELTMKVNDQKVTFNVFNNMRFLNEIEECFRLSVIDSIVTERIYKEVWEDEKLISSLYELEDLSEDEETQVSWVELVQPVPKFKRPFESLELKESNFKPPKPSIQEPPKLELKPLPIHLKYAYLGENEMLSVIIAAGLEVEDEGALLEVLKSIRKQSGGLWLT, encoded by the coding sequence ATGAACTTTTTAGATGTGTTGAAGCAGCTCCATATCAATATTTCCTTGGTAAAAGCGTTGGAGCAAATGCCTAATTATGTCaagttcttaaaagatattttgacGAAGAAAAGGAGGTTAGGAGACTTTGAAACTGTAGCTCTCACCGATGGATGCAATGCCATGTTAAAAAGCGAGATTCCACCGAAGTTGAAAGATCCTGGTAGTTTTGCAATTCCTTGTTCTATTGGGGGATGGGATGTTGGAAGAACCTTATGTGATTTGGGTTCAAGCATCAGCCTCATGCCTATGTCGATCTTTAAGAAGTTGGGTATTGGTGAAACACGACCTACAACTGTTACATTGCAGCTTGCTGATAGGTCAATGGCCCATCCCGAAGGAAATATAGAAGATGTACTAGTACAGGTTGACAAGTTCATTTTTCTAGTCGACTTCATCATCCTAGACTATGAAGCTGATAGAGAAGTGCCTATTATAATTGGTCGGCCATTCCTTGCTACCGGGAGAACTCTGATTGATGTGCAAAATGGGGAGCTCACTATGAAGGTGAATGACCAAAAAGTCACCTTTAATGTGTTCAATAATATGAGATTTCTGAATGAGATAGAAGAATGTTTCCGTCTAAGTGTGATCGACTCTATTGTGACTGAAAGAATTTACAAGGAAGTTTGGGAAGATGAGAAGTTGATAAGTTCTCTTTATGAGCTTGAAGACTTgagtgaagatgaagaaacccaAGTTTCTTGGGTGGAGCTAGTACAACCTGTCCCTAAATTCAAGAGGCCCTTTGAATCTTTAGAGTTGAAGGAAAGTAATTTTAAGCCTCCAAAACCCTCCATCCAAGAACCACCAAAGTTGGAGTTGAAACCCTTGCCAATTCATCTAAAGTATGCTTATTTGGGGGAGAATGAAATGCTGTCAGTTATTATAGCAGCAGGCTTGGAAGTTGAAGATGAAGGTGCCTTGCTAGAGGTGTTAAAAAGCATAAGAAAGCAATCAGGTGGACTATGGCTGACATAA